GCATTTGATATTGATTTAAGTTGTAATAATGTTGTTGTTCAACATAATTATTCTCATGATAATGCACGAGGCAGTGTATTATTTATGAATGCATCACATAATGGTATTTTCAGATACAATGTTTGTATTAATGATGGATGGAATCCTAATAGTAAGATGATATCTTACTTACCAAGTACTACGACTGAAAAGGCATATGTCTATAATAATCTGTTTATTGCCAGCCCAACTACAGCTAATTTAATTAAGTGTAGTGGAAATCGTCGTTATTTAGATTTTACAAATAATCTAGTTATTTCACAAAATCCAAATATGGTAACTTTCAATCAAGGAACAATGACAGGTGAATTGAACTTTAAGAATAATGCGGTTTATGGCTTTAATAGTCAGTGGTTTGGAAAAGATAATATTAGTTTAAAAGATGAAGATACTGTTAAACAGCTTATTGCAGATAATGCAAAAGTCTCGGGCATAGCTAACTTAAACCTTAAATCTCTCGCTAATTTACCAGAACTGAAAAAAGCAGGTATTTTTGAAGGAACGGGTTTAACAGATTTTAATGATCAACCAGTGGCTAATATCCCATCGATTGGACCAGTAGAGTTGAAATAAAAGGAAGTTTTAAAAAATGAAAATGAATATGAATTATGCACACAGTCCTGAAGATGTTAAACATTATTCAACTGATGAATTAAGAAGTCAATTTTTAGTACCTAAGGTTTTTGAACCTGGCAAAATTAATTTGACTTATACATACAACGATCGAATGATTCTTGGTGGTGTAATGCCAACTGATAAATCATTGGAAATCGTTTTGAGTAAGGAATTGGGTGTTGATTTCTTCTTGCAACGTCGCGAATTAGGCGTAATTAATTTAGGAGGTGATGGTACTATCGAGATAGATGGTGATAAAGAAGCAATGACTAAGCATGATGGTTATTATGTAGGTCAAGGTCATAAGCACGTTGTCTTTAGTTCTAATGATCCTAAAGATCCTGCTAAGTACTATGTTGTTTCAACACCAGCACAAAAATCGTACCCAGATAAGAAATTATTGTTCAAAGATGCCTTAGCTAAAGAGCTGGGTGATCAAGAACATATGAATAAGAGAACTATTTACAAGTATATTGATGCTTCACAAATGGACACCTGTCAATTACAAATGGGCTACACTGTTTTGGAACCAGGTTCTGGCTGGAACACGATGCCTGCACATACTCATGCTCGTAGAATGGAAGCATATCTTTACTGTGAATTTGCAGAACCAGATACAAGAGTATTTCACTTTGTTGGTAAACCAAGTGAAACTAAAGACATTGTAATGAAGAATGAACAAGCAGTAATTAATCCAAGTTGGTCAATTCACTGCGGTATCGGTACTACAAGTTATTCATTTATTTGGGCAATGTGTGGTGAAAACCAAACCTATGATGATATGGATTGGATTTCAATGGATGAGCTTAATTAAGCTGTATATTAACGGAGGTTTTTAAAGATGGAACAATCTAAAGAAGAAATCAAAAAGAATGAAGAAGCATTAGACAAGTTTAAGATGAGTCTTTATGACTTAACAGGTAAAGTTGCTATTATCACGGGTGGTAATACAGGTTTAGGCCAAGGATATGCGGTTGCATTGGCTGAAGCTGGTGCTGATATCTTTATCCCAACATTTGGGACTTTAGAATGGGATAATACTCGTGCAATGATTGAAAAACGCGGTCGTAAGGTTGAGTTTATGGATGTTGATTTAACTAAGCCTGGTGTTCCACAAGAGGTAGTTGAAAAAGCAATTGAAACTTTTGGTCATATTGACATTTTAATTAACAATGCTGGAATGATTAGAAGAAATCCATTATTGGAATCAAAAGATGAAGATTGGGACAAAGTTATTAATATTAACTTGAATGCTGTT
The sequence above is a segment of the Lactobacillus sp. ESL0677 genome. Coding sequences within it:
- the kduD gene encoding 2-dehydro-3-deoxy-D-gluconate 5-dehydrogenase KduD, which codes for MEQSKEEIKKNEEALDKFKMSLYDLTGKVAIITGGNTGLGQGYAVALAEAGADIFIPTFGTLEWDNTRAMIEKRGRKVEFMDVDLTKPGVPQEVVEKAIETFGHIDILINNAGMIRRNPLLESKDEDWDKVININLNAVYHMSMAAAKVMAKQKSGKIINIGSMLSFQGGKFIPSYTASKHGVAGLTKSFASEMGAYNVQVNAIAPGYIKTANTAPIRADKARNQEILDRIPAGHWAEPSELMGVAVFLASAAANYVNGVIFPVDGGYLVR
- the kduI gene encoding 5-dehydro-4-deoxy-D-glucuronate isomerase, giving the protein MKMNMNYAHSPEDVKHYSTDELRSQFLVPKVFEPGKINLTYTYNDRMILGGVMPTDKSLEIVLSKELGVDFFLQRRELGVINLGGDGTIEIDGDKEAMTKHDGYYVGQGHKHVVFSSNDPKDPAKYYVVSTPAQKSYPDKKLLFKDALAKELGDQEHMNKRTIYKYIDASQMDTCQLQMGYTVLEPGSGWNTMPAHTHARRMEAYLYCEFAEPDTRVFHFVGKPSETKDIVMKNEQAVINPSWSIHCGIGTTSYSFIWAMCGENQTYDDMDWISMDELN